Proteins encoded by one window of Cryptosporangium minutisporangium:
- a CDS encoding ATP-dependent DNA helicase, protein MAPVTEATEAPPARSEADQRQTDELLAAAIGAVPGGMDRPGQRTMAHAVTEAVHSDEHLLVQAGTGTGKSLAYLVPALATGKRVVVTTATLALQAQLVNHDLPRLVEAVAPVLGRTPTFALLKGRHHYACLARLEPGAADDDDGLFDTDTQWLGAAGKLVQQVTRVREWAEESDTGDRADLDPGVDDNAWRQVSMPARECVGAARCPFGDDCFAEAARAKARQADIVVTNHSLLAVDLLSGRHIVPEHALLVVDEAHELTDRVTSAAQAELTAELISRVGRRLRAFVDEKLRDDVEGSADLLERLLDGMPTGRLERLPEPLYDALFLVDSSARAALDALGGEVGPEEADAVKRNQAKQGLTTLVDIVERLLAQSTHDVAWLSREDRRPPTLHVAPLSVSAALGSGLFRNRVVVAASATLALGGRFDTVARSLGLDVEYGRTPDTGDVRPVEPPEPDDDSDDQPPPRWRALDVGSPFDYPKQGILYVAARLPKPGMSGLSDGAQRELVELVTAAGGRTLGLFSSRKAATAAAEALRAATDLPVLLQGDDSIHLLVRRFREEPQTCLLGVASLWQGVDVPGDACQLVVIDRLPFPRPDEPLTAARSKAVDDAGGSGFMAVSVPAAAIRLAQGAGRLIRAAGDRGVVAVLDPRLHNARYGEFIRRTLPPFWYTTSPDVVRGALTRLSETASARV, encoded by the coding sequence GTGGCCCCAGTGACCGAAGCGACTGAAGCACCCCCGGCGCGGAGCGAGGCTGACCAACGCCAGACCGATGAGCTGCTCGCTGCCGCGATCGGCGCCGTACCCGGCGGAATGGATCGCCCCGGGCAGCGGACGATGGCGCACGCGGTCACCGAGGCGGTGCACAGCGACGAACACCTCTTGGTGCAGGCGGGCACCGGAACCGGGAAGTCGCTGGCCTACCTGGTACCGGCCCTCGCCACCGGCAAGCGCGTCGTCGTCACGACCGCGACGCTCGCGCTGCAGGCGCAGCTGGTCAACCACGACTTGCCGCGTCTGGTGGAGGCCGTCGCCCCGGTCCTCGGTCGTACGCCGACGTTCGCGCTGCTCAAGGGCCGGCACCACTACGCGTGCCTGGCCCGGCTCGAGCCCGGTGCCGCGGACGACGACGACGGCCTGTTCGACACCGACACCCAGTGGCTCGGCGCGGCGGGCAAGCTCGTCCAGCAGGTCACCCGGGTCCGGGAATGGGCCGAGGAGAGCGACACCGGCGACCGCGCCGACCTCGACCCCGGCGTCGACGACAACGCCTGGCGGCAGGTGAGCATGCCGGCCCGCGAGTGCGTCGGTGCGGCGCGGTGCCCGTTCGGTGACGACTGCTTCGCCGAGGCGGCGCGCGCCAAGGCCCGGCAAGCCGACATCGTCGTCACCAACCACAGCCTGCTCGCGGTCGATCTGCTCTCCGGACGCCACATCGTTCCCGAGCACGCGCTGCTCGTCGTCGACGAGGCACACGAGCTCACCGATCGGGTCACCAGCGCCGCGCAGGCGGAGTTGACCGCCGAGCTGATCAGCCGAGTCGGCCGCCGCCTACGCGCGTTCGTCGACGAGAAGCTGCGCGACGACGTGGAGGGCTCCGCCGACCTGCTCGAACGCTTGCTGGACGGAATGCCGACCGGCCGGCTGGAGCGGCTGCCGGAACCGCTCTACGACGCGCTGTTCCTGGTTGACTCGTCCGCCAGGGCCGCGTTGGACGCCCTCGGCGGTGAGGTCGGCCCGGAAGAGGCGGACGCCGTCAAGCGGAACCAGGCCAAGCAAGGCCTGACCACGCTGGTCGACATCGTCGAGCGTCTGCTCGCCCAGTCCACGCACGACGTCGCGTGGTTGTCCCGCGAAGACCGGCGTCCGCCCACGTTGCACGTCGCCCCGCTCTCGGTCTCCGCGGCCCTGGGCAGCGGCCTGTTCCGCAACCGGGTGGTGGTGGCCGCCTCGGCGACGCTGGCGCTCGGCGGGCGCTTCGACACGGTGGCCCGTTCGCTCGGCCTGGACGTCGAGTACGGCCGCACGCCCGACACCGGCGACGTCCGGCCGGTCGAGCCGCCGGAGCCCGACGACGATTCCGACGACCAGCCGCCGCCGCGCTGGCGGGCGCTGGACGTCGGCTCGCCGTTCGACTACCCGAAGCAGGGCATCCTCTACGTCGCCGCGCGGCTGCCGAAGCCCGGCATGTCCGGGCTCTCCGACGGCGCCCAGCGGGAACTCGTCGAGCTGGTCACGGCCGCGGGCGGGCGCACGCTCGGGCTGTTCTCGTCCCGGAAGGCCGCGACGGCGGCCGCCGAGGCGCTCCGGGCCGCCACCGACCTCCCGGTGCTCCTCCAGGGCGACGACTCGATCCACCTGCTGGTGCGGCGGTTCCGCGAGGAGCCGCAGACGTGCCTGCTGGGCGTCGCGTCGCTGTGGCAGGGCGTCGACGTACCCGGCGATGCGTGCCAGCTGGTGGTGATCGACCGGTTGCCGTTTCCGCGGCCCGACGAGCCGCTGACCGCCGCCCGGTCCAAGGCCGTGGACGACGCGGGCGGGTCGGGGTTCATGGCGGTGTCGGTGCCCGCCGCCGCGATTCGGCTCGCGCAGGGCGCCGGGCGGCTGATCCGGGCGGCCGGTGACCGTGGCGTCGTCGCGGTGCTCGATCCGCGGCTGCACAACGCCCGCTACGGCGAGTTCATCCGCCGGACGCTGCCGCCGTTCTGGTACACCACGTCGCCGGACGTCGTCCGGGGTGCGCTCACCCGGCTCAGCGAGACGGCGTCCGCCCGCGTCTGA